A region of Necator americanus strain Aroian chromosome I, whole genome shotgun sequence DNA encodes the following proteins:
- a CDS encoding hypothetical protein (NECATOR_CHRI.G285.T2) has product MERMRTLERVVETRIDLLEWESPAPKEDCAACRALDCDIIFALLFTMVIACLLVLIMCVYTFVAGPRQRVKLEFEHFHLAGSSESCEVEYVDIYSELERVESDLLSASLGGRYCGTVSPHVRISLHRVLVLVFHSRAREVDRQFGFRGRYSFIPDTKYRAGTSINGENECNFLIEASKRRRGAIFSPTYPGTYPKNFHCSYLLKGRPGQRIRLFFRDFDIYFGGEHCPYDSVTIFDGPTTSSPIIKKVCGLQQRTEMYSVGTEALIHFNTTNPSKADPRGFVIEYEFSNRFVDVAQLLHGQKGVTHMRGTECDVRVESNRETTHYIYSPKFPDMYPLNTTCTYILDGLQGDQNLEKVILTFEEFAVLSDDESMIITEPPHIDDIACPAAWVGVAISDATMKATLSSTDESNFETTLCERIPSLSPLMGPYVSAGPRMVVQFGTTDKLITDGLHPIGFKAKVEFKTDFGVTGESIGTSNECLFRFRGPMGFFNSPRYPANYPLDTNCTYFIEGRPGQQILIHFEQFALYQGKDEDRCKDWLEIYDVFQDGGDERLVLQERYCSDTLPGPTVSAFGAYAMRVVFSSDSTGSGNGFKALYEIRPAAKEDIPSHETKEPRGEGPYRCGRRIRASETTPTGFVMSPNYPVKYNKDVHCDWEIIARNGYKILLTMVKMEIEGEMTSNKAYCQKAVIRVTGAPRPEYCGTNQNVFTPFVTKNNTVRISFLTSPDKVNGLKGFNMSWTEVREVNDMSECSSPNEYMCTYSKLCISSLLRCNGDANCGHQDDTDETHCARVQSSVYGSLSLLFTNSAAMLQLNVGLLYGLIAVLSNVHLTVCCANNGARKESTTDKTIVIAGVFCGGTFLFICIFFCYLFKSKLERKKKRQRSHGSRHRHRQPYRSQKPVGKSIADSELPSPATSRFVHHDATGILPPITLHTINDQDQTFYG; this is encoded by the exons ATGGAACGCATGCGTACATTGGAACGTGTGGTGGAAACCCGGATAGACCTTCTGGAATGGGAGTCACCGGCTCCGAAGGAGGATTGTGCAGCATGTCGCGCACTCGACTGCGACATCATCTTCGCACTTCTGTTCACCATGGTGATCGCCTGCCTACTGGTGCTAATCATG TGTGTATACACGTTTGTCGCGGGACCGAGGCAACGCGTGAAACTAgaatttgaacattttcatcTTGCCGGCAGTTCCGAAAG CTGCGAAGTTGAATACGTTGACATATATTCGGAGCTTGAACGTGTGGAATCCGATCTACTGTCAGCGTCTTTGGGTGGTAGATATTGCGGTACCGTATCACCTCATGTCAGAATAAG TCTCCATCGTGTCCTTGTGCTTGTGTTCCATTCACGTGCAAGAGAAGTTGATCGACAATTCGGCTTTCGCGGACGGTATTCGTTCATACCCGATA caaaatatcGAGCTGGTACATCGATTAACGGTGAAAACGAATGCAATTTCCTCATAGAGGCTTCTAAACGTAGAAGAGGTGCTATTTTTTCGCCAACATATCCTGGCACCTATCCAAAG aattttcattGCTCATACTTGCTCAAAGGAAGACCCGGTCAGCGTATACGATTGTTCTTTCGCGATTTCGATATTTACTTTGGCGGTGAACA ttgtccTTATGACTCTGTCACTATATTCGATGGTCCCACTACGAGTTCTCCAATTATCAAAaag GTATGTGGTCTTCAGCAACGAACAGAAATGTACTCTGTGGGCACAGAAGCGCTTATTCATTTTAACACAACTAATCCATCCAAAGCTGATCCGAGAGG atTCGTTATAGAGTACGAATTTTCTAATAGATTTGTGGATGTGGCCCAGTTGTTGCATGGACAGAAAGGTGTCACACATATGAGAGGAACGGAATGCGATGTCCGAGTGGAGAGTAATCGAGAGACCACACATTACATCTATTCCCCGAAG TTTCCCGACATGTATCCGTTAAATACTACCTGCACCTACATTCTTGATGGGCTACAGGGAgatcaaaatttggaaaaagtaattcttacatttgaagaatttgcCGTGCTTTCTGACGATGAGAG TATGATAATCACGGAACCGCCACATATAGACGACATTGCCTGTCCGGCTGCTTGGGTGGGTGTGGCCATATCGGACGCGACAATGAAAGCAACTCTGTCCTCAACTGATGAAAGTAATTTTGAGACGACCTTGTGCGAACGGATACCCTCTC TTTCACCGTTAATGGGACCTTATGTGAGCGCTGGTCCACGTATGGTGGTTCAATTCGGGACGACTGACAAGCTTATCACCGATGGGCTTCACCCTATTGGATTTAAGGCGAAGGTGGAATTCAAGACTG ACTTTGGCGTCACCGGCGAGTCTATCGGCACCTCAAATGAATGCCTTTTCCGATTCCGTGGCCCGATGGGATTTTTCAACAGTCCGAGATATCCTGCAAAT tATCCGCTTGATACGAACTGCACCTACTTTATCGAGGGCAGACCTGGCCAACAGATTCTCATACATTTCGAGCAATTCGCGCTCTATCAAGGAAAAGATGAGGATCG CTGCAAAGATTGGTTGGAAATCTATGACGTGTTCCAAGATGGTGGTGATGAGCGGCTTGTTTTACAAG AACGTTACTGCTCTGACACCCTTCCCGGTCCAACGGTATCTGCGTTTGGCGCTTATGCCATGCGAGTGGTGTTCAGTTCGGATTCGACGGGAAGCGGAAATGGATTCAAGGCTCTATACGAGATTCGACCTGCTGCTAAGGAGGACATTCCTTCACACG aaacaaAGGAGCCACGCGGTGAAGGCCCGTATCGATGCGGACGTAGAATTCGAGCAAGTGAAACAACACCCACTGGTTTTGTAATGTCTCCAAATTATCCAGTAAAATACAACAAGGATGTGCATTGTGATTGGGAGATTATCGCAAGGAATGGATACAAG ATACTCCTTACCATGGTAAAAATGGAGATCGAAGGTGAAATGACATCAAATAAAGCATATTGTCAAAAG GCTGTTATTCGTGTCACCGGTGCCCCACGTCCCGAGTATTGTGGTACGAATCAGAACGTTTTCACACCGTTTGTCACGAAAAATAACACAGTACGCATCAG CTTTCTGACAAGTCCTGATAAAGTGAATGGTCTTAAAGGTTTCAACATGAGTTGGACGGAAGTGAGAGAAGTGAACG ATATGAGTGAATGCTCTTCACCGAATGAGTATATGTGCACTTATAGTAAATTATGTATAAGTTCGTTGTTGAGATGTAATGGTGACGCGAATTGTGGACATCAAGACGATACGGATGAGACACATT gtgCACGAGTGCAATCATCCGTCTACGGGTCGCTGTCATTGTTGTTCACAAATTCGGCTGCTATGCTTCAGCTGAACGTCGGTCTACTCTACGGGCTTATTGCTGTGCTGTCGAATGTTCATCTGACAGTGTGCTGTGCAAATAATG GTGCACGTAAGGAAAGCACCACCGATAAAACTATAGTCATAGCCGGAGTGTTTTGTGGTGGCACGTTCTTATTCATTTGCAtctttttctgctatttattCAAATCGAAAttggaacgaaagaaaaaacgacaacGAAGCCACGGATCACGTCATCGTCATCGACAACCGTATCGATCGCAGAAGCCTGTTGGGAAATCGATAGCCGATTC GGAGCTCCCATCACCAGCCACATCACGTTTCGTTCATCATGATGCTACCGGAATTTTGCCGCCAATCACACTACATACTATCAACGATCAAGACCAAACTTTCTATGGATAG
- a CDS encoding hypothetical protein (NECATOR_CHRI.G285.T1) → MLEIILFSSLLKFCFQKKNVTATMTVFFVLLAAFSWNRLGEATQTIFQCDRVFDEKNPRGEFQFPLLPKEPTDNSIDRNITLPRNLQCVYTFVAGPRQRVKLEFEHFHLAGSSESCEVEYVDIYSELERVESDLLSASLGGRYCGTVSPHVRISLHRVLVLVFHSRAREVDRQFGFRGRYSFIPDTKYRAGTSINGENECNFLIEASKRRRGAIFSPTYPGTYPKNFHCSYLLKGRPGQRIRLFFRDFDIYFGGEHCPYDSVTIFDGPTTSSPIIKKVCGLQQRTEMYSVGTEALIHFNTTNPSKADPRGFVIEYEFSNRFVDVAQLLHGQKGVTHMRGTECDVRVESNRETTHYIYSPKFPDMYPLNTTCTYILDGLQGDQNLEKVILTFEEFAVLSDDESMIITEPPHIDDIACPAAWVGVAISDATMKATLSSTDESNFETTLCERIPSLSPLMGPYVSAGPRMVVQFGTTDKLITDGLHPIGFKAKVEFKTDFGVTGESIGTSNECLFRFRGPMGFFNSPRYPANYPLDTNCTYFIEGRPGQQILIHFEQFALYQGKDEDRCKDWLEIYDVFQDGGDERLVLQERYCSDTLPGPTVSAFGAYAMRVVFSSDSTGSGNGFKALYEIRPAAKEDIPSHETKEPRGEGPYRCGRRIRASETTPTGFVMSPNYPVKYNKDVHCDWEIIARNGYKILLTMVKMEIEGEMTSNKAYCQKAVIRVTGAPRPEYCGTNQNVFTPFVTKNNTVRISFLTSPDKVNGLKGFNMSWTEVREVNDMSECSSPNEYMCTYSKLCISSLLRCNGDANCGHQDDTDETHCARKESTTDKTIVIAGVFCGGTFLFICIFFCYLFKSKLERKKKRQRSHGSRHRHRQPYRSQKPVGKSIADSELPSPATSRFVHHDATGILPPITLHTINDQDQTFYG, encoded by the exons ATGCTCGAGATCATATTGTTCAGTTCATTACTGAAATTttgtttccagaagaaaaatgtcacGGCGACGATGACGGTGTTTTTCGTGCTGTTAGCAGCATTTTCCTGGAATCGACTAGGAGAAGCCACGCAAACGATTTTtc AATGTGATCGAGTTTTTGACGAGAAGAATCCACGGGGCGAATTTCAATTCCCGTTACTGCCAAAGGAACCCACTGATAATTCCATAGATAGAAATATCACACTTCCGAGGAACTTACAG TGTGTATACACGTTTGTCGCGGGACCGAGGCAACGCGTGAAACTAgaatttgaacattttcatcTTGCCGGCAGTTCCGAAAG CTGCGAAGTTGAATACGTTGACATATATTCGGAGCTTGAACGTGTGGAATCCGATCTACTGTCAGCGTCTTTGGGTGGTAGATATTGCGGTACCGTATCACCTCATGTCAGAATAAG TCTCCATCGTGTCCTTGTGCTTGTGTTCCATTCACGTGCAAGAGAAGTTGATCGACAATTCGGCTTTCGCGGACGGTATTCGTTCATACCCGATA caaaatatcGAGCTGGTACATCGATTAACGGTGAAAACGAATGCAATTTCCTCATAGAGGCTTCTAAACGTAGAAGAGGTGCTATTTTTTCGCCAACATATCCTGGCACCTATCCAAAG aattttcattGCTCATACTTGCTCAAAGGAAGACCCGGTCAGCGTATACGATTGTTCTTTCGCGATTTCGATATTTACTTTGGCGGTGAACA ttgtccTTATGACTCTGTCACTATATTCGATGGTCCCACTACGAGTTCTCCAATTATCAAAaag GTATGTGGTCTTCAGCAACGAACAGAAATGTACTCTGTGGGCACAGAAGCGCTTATTCATTTTAACACAACTAATCCATCCAAAGCTGATCCGAGAGG atTCGTTATAGAGTACGAATTTTCTAATAGATTTGTGGATGTGGCCCAGTTGTTGCATGGACAGAAAGGTGTCACACATATGAGAGGAACGGAATGCGATGTCCGAGTGGAGAGTAATCGAGAGACCACACATTACATCTATTCCCCGAAG TTTCCCGACATGTATCCGTTAAATACTACCTGCACCTACATTCTTGATGGGCTACAGGGAgatcaaaatttggaaaaagtaattcttacatttgaagaatttgcCGTGCTTTCTGACGATGAGAG TATGATAATCACGGAACCGCCACATATAGACGACATTGCCTGTCCGGCTGCTTGGGTGGGTGTGGCCATATCGGACGCGACAATGAAAGCAACTCTGTCCTCAACTGATGAAAGTAATTTTGAGACGACCTTGTGCGAACGGATACCCTCTC TTTCACCGTTAATGGGACCTTATGTGAGCGCTGGTCCACGTATGGTGGTTCAATTCGGGACGACTGACAAGCTTATCACCGATGGGCTTCACCCTATTGGATTTAAGGCGAAGGTGGAATTCAAGACTG ACTTTGGCGTCACCGGCGAGTCTATCGGCACCTCAAATGAATGCCTTTTCCGATTCCGTGGCCCGATGGGATTTTTCAACAGTCCGAGATATCCTGCAAAT tATCCGCTTGATACGAACTGCACCTACTTTATCGAGGGCAGACCTGGCCAACAGATTCTCATACATTTCGAGCAATTCGCGCTCTATCAAGGAAAAGATGAGGATCG CTGCAAAGATTGGTTGGAAATCTATGACGTGTTCCAAGATGGTGGTGATGAGCGGCTTGTTTTACAAG AACGTTACTGCTCTGACACCCTTCCCGGTCCAACGGTATCTGCGTTTGGCGCTTATGCCATGCGAGTGGTGTTCAGTTCGGATTCGACGGGAAGCGGAAATGGATTCAAGGCTCTATACGAGATTCGACCTGCTGCTAAGGAGGACATTCCTTCACACG aaacaaAGGAGCCACGCGGTGAAGGCCCGTATCGATGCGGACGTAGAATTCGAGCAAGTGAAACAACACCCACTGGTTTTGTAATGTCTCCAAATTATCCAGTAAAATACAACAAGGATGTGCATTGTGATTGGGAGATTATCGCAAGGAATGGATACAAG ATACTCCTTACCATGGTAAAAATGGAGATCGAAGGTGAAATGACATCAAATAAAGCATATTGTCAAAAG GCTGTTATTCGTGTCACCGGTGCCCCACGTCCCGAGTATTGTGGTACGAATCAGAACGTTTTCACACCGTTTGTCACGAAAAATAACACAGTACGCATCAG CTTTCTGACAAGTCCTGATAAAGTGAATGGTCTTAAAGGTTTCAACATGAGTTGGACGGAAGTGAGAGAAGTGAACG ATATGAGTGAATGCTCTTCACCGAATGAGTATATGTGCACTTATAGTAAATTATGTATAAGTTCGTTGTTGAGATGTAATGGTGACGCGAATTGTGGACATCAAGACGATACGGATGAGACACATT GTGCACGTAAGGAAAGCACCACCGATAAAACTATAGTCATAGCCGGAGTGTTTTGTGGTGGCACGTTCTTATTCATTTGCAtctttttctgctatttattCAAATCGAAAttggaacgaaagaaaaaacgacaacGAAGCCACGGATCACGTCATCGTCATCGACAACCGTATCGATCGCAGAAGCCTGTTGGGAAATCGATAGCCGATTC GGAGCTCCCATCACCAGCCACATCACGTTTCGTTCATCATGATGCTACCGGAATTTTGCCGCCAATCACACTACATACTATCAACGATCAAGACCAAACTTTCTATGGATAG